A single window of Aquarana catesbeiana isolate 2022-GZ linkage group LG10, ASM4218655v1, whole genome shotgun sequence DNA harbors:
- the LOC141110554 gene encoding phospholipase A2 inhibitor and Ly6/PLAUR domain-containing protein-like translates to MCCTKVTSKTNLATRHFIWCSICQNCLTDYNDENPKAILCSHDEDVCLYERTRIIYAGSDTVMATQRCGKSSECNRAGSIRSSTKTILINTTCCNQNMCQRPFPTVPSISNDVNGLVCPACYYPNSDRCLKYNNLQCTGDEKRCVHYTRTENQGRYIVMETLHGCTTDEICEAGSILIQADEHNTFSTIKTDIRCTVSGAITWSSAIYKFLMITYTALCVLDI, encoded by the exons ATGTGCTGCACTAAGGTGACCAGCAAAACCAATTTAGCAACAC GACATTTTATCTGGTGTAGCATTTGTCAGAATTGTCTCACTGATTACAACGATGAAAATCCTAAAGCGATCTTGTGTTCACACGATGAAGATGTCTGTCTATATGAAAGAACAAGGATTATATATG CTGGGAGCGATACAGTGATGGCAACTCAACGATGTGGCAAATCCAGTGAATGCAACCGAGCTGGGAGCATCCGCAGCTCCACCAAGACCATTCTGATCAACACCACCTGCTGTAACCAGAATATGTGTCAAAGGCCATTCCCAACTG TGCCATCCATCAGCAATGACGTCAATGGATTGGTCTGCCCAGCTTGCTACTATCCCAACTCTGATCGATGCCTAAAATATAACAATTTACAATGTACTGGGGATGAAAAACGCTGCGTGCACTATACAAGAACAGAAAATCAAG GAAGGTACATTGTGATGGAAACCTTACACGGCTGCACCACCGACGAGATCTGTGAAGCCGGATCCATCCTGATACAAGCAGATGAACATAATACTTTCAGTACCATAAAAACTGATATTCGTTGCACAGTGAGCGGTGCAATCACATGGAGTAGTGCCATTTACAAATTCTTAATGATCACATATACAGCCCTATGTGTCCTAGACATTTGA